The window ATTGAAAAGCCACAGCCGGATGGATCCATCCAGTACGTGTCCGATTACGCACCACCGCCTCCTGCCTACTTCCTGACAAGCCTGGAAGCCGGTACTGGCCTGATGCTGGGCAAACAACCCGTAAACCTTGTCCTTACCGTCAGCAACCTTTTCGATGTTGCCTATCGGGATTATATGAACGCATTCCGGTATTTCTCCCTGGATATGGGTCGGAATATCGGCCTGAAGTTCAAAGTGCCACTTGGAAATGATAACCATCATAATCACTAATCAAAATCAAGACTGATGAAAAGAGTAATGAAGCGTTTTGCCGGAGGGTTGCTGCTTTCAGCCCTCGTGCTTACTGGTTGTTCAAAGGATAAGGAAACGCCCAATGAGGAAGAGTTGATCACTACTGTGGTGTTGACCTTCCAGGAACAGGGAACTTCCAATGTGTTTTCAGCAATTTTCAGGGATGCTGATGGGGAAGGTGGAAACCCTCCTTCAGCCTTTGACGAGATCGTACTGAAGCCCAATACCAAGTATACTTGTGCCGTAACGCTTTTGAATGAAAGTGTAAATCCTGCGGAGGATATAACGGAAGAAGTGGAAGAAGAGGCAGTTGACCACCAGTTCTATTTCATTCCCACACCGCCTAATATCAACATTACGATATTGGATAAGGATGCCAATAACCTGCCTGTGGGTATTACTTCAGAATGGCAGACTGCTGCTGCCAGCACTGGAACAGTAAGGGTTGTGTTAAAGCATAAACCAGGCGTTAAAGCCACAGGGGATGCAGTAACTGTAGGGGATACAGATATTGACCTGAACTTTACCTATAAGCTTCAATAAAAAATAAAGGCTGCTTAGGCAGCCTTTATTTTTTACGAAAGTATTTCTGGATGGACAGTGGATTTTTCGGTTATCTTTCTTTCCCCGATCTGTTGCCTCCACATGGCGTAGTAAAGACCTTTTTCGCTGAGTAATTGCTGATGGGTACCGGTTTCAACAATTTCACCCCTCTCCAGCACGAAGATCCTGTCGGCATGCATAATGGTGGATAAGCGGTGGGCGATCATAATGGTGATCTGTTCACGTTGGGCCGAGATGGACCTGATGGTACTGGTGATCTCATCTTCCGTCAATGAATCAAGGGCCGAAGTGGCTTCATCGAAGATCAACAGGTTGGGATGCCTTAAAAGCGAGCGGGCTATACTTAATCTTTGTTTCTCCCCGCCACTCAGTTTCAAGCCACCTTCGCCAATTACAGTATCCAATCCTTTCTCGGCCCTTCTCAGCAGGTTCTGGCAACTTGCCTTTTCCAACACGTCCAGCACTGCTTCATCAGATGCCCCTGGATTTACAAACAAGAGGTTTTCTTTAATCGTGCCTGCGAACAACTGCGTATCCTGGGTTACAAAACCGATCTGGCTCCTGAGTTCATCAAAGTCCAGTTCCCGCCCATCAATGCCATTGTAAAGGATACTGCCATCTTCCGGCCGGTAAAGTCCTACCAGCAGCTTTACCAGTGTGGTCTTACCTGCGCCTGAAGGGCCAACGAAGGCAATGGTTTCCCCCTTCTTTACTTCAAAACTGATGCCCTGGATGGCATGCTGTTGTGCAGTCTTATGCTTGAAGCTGATATTGGCAAAGGTTAGGGTATGGATGGCCGATAGGTGTTTAGGGTTCTCGGGCCTTGGCTCCGGTTTCTTTTCCATCAGGTTCCTGAAATTCTGGAGGGAAGCCTCGGCTTCGCGGTAGGATAGAATGATGTTGCCTATCTCCTGCAAAGGACCGAAAACGAAAAAGGAAAAGATCTGCATGGTAACCAGTTCTTCAGGTTTCATCCTTTCCTTATAGATCAGCCACATCAGGAGGAAAAGGATCACTTGTCGCAAGGTATTGACAAAGGTGCCCTGCACAAAGCTGAGGCTCCTGATGCGCTTCACCTTGGTGAGTTCAAGCCCAAGGATCTTGTAGGTATTCTTGTTCAGCCTTTCCACTTCCTGGTTGGTGAGCCCGAGGCTTTTGATCAGTTCAATATTGCGAAGGGACTCGGTGGTTGTTCCGGCAAGTGAAGTAGTCTGGGCTACAATGGTCTTTTGGATGGATTTGATCCTCTTGCTCAGTGCATTGGTTAGCAAGGTCAACAATAATATGCCACCAAAATATACCAACGGTAATGACCAGTGTATACTGAAAGCATAAATGGCCACAAACAGGATCCCGATAAAGACACCGAACAAGATGTTGATGAAATTGGAAATGAATCTTTCTGTATCGGTTTCCACTTTTTGGAGGATGCTGAGGGTTTCCCCGCTGCGCTGGTCTTCAAATTCGTGGTAGGGAAGTTTCATGGCATGTTTCAGTCCATCTGTAAAGACCTTTGCGCCAAATTTCTGGGTGATCACATTGAAGAAATAGTCCTGGAAAGCTTTGGCGATGCGGCTTACCATGGCTACACTGATGGATGCCAGTAATAATAGTCCTACTGCTTTGGCAAAACCCGGCCAGTCATATTGTTTGTAATCAAACGCGATCTTGGTCATTTTGCCGAAAATGATCGGATCGATAAGGGAGAACCCTGTATTGATGCCGGCTAATAGCAGTGTCAGCAGGACAAGCCATTTGTATGGCTTGAGGTATTGTAAAAGAATTTTCATGTAATAGGTAATCTTGCTAAAATTAGGATAATTACCCGCAAGAGTAGGGGATAGTTTATAGGGGAGGATTTATTTTTGGGAAATTTTCGTTGATGTTGAATTACCTTATCCTGAAGGACGTGCCTTCTGCCGGCCGGGGCAGGAAAGATGCCGGACTGTATGCTATCCTTGCCGTTTTTTATATCTCCCTGTTCCTGGCGAGGCATCCTGTTATCAACAATATCGCCATAGTGGGGATATTCGTTTATTCTTTTTTCTACAGCAGTTGGAAGGAAAGGTTAGCCTCTGTTGGCAGGCGGCCGGCACTGGTATTCATGCTGGCTTTTGGATTATGGCAACTGTTGAGTTTTGCCTGGTCAGCCAACAGGGCCGAAGCCTCCGTGATGCTGGGCATGCGGGCTCCCTTATTGATCTTCCCGCTTTCCCTGGGCTTGATCAGTATACCTGCATGGGTGCGTAACAGGTTCCTTTTCCTGATGGCAATGGTTATGGCAATGGTAGCAATCATTTGTTTTATTGCTGCGATCAGGAATTGGCAAAACACCGGTGATTCAGGCTTTCTGTACAATGATGCCCTGACAGGGATCCTTGGCCATCAATCCATTTATATAGCCTTGTTGACCAACCTGGTCCTGTTTGGGGCAGGGTGGTTGCTATACAAAAAGGAAGTGCCTTCGAACCTGGCAGGTTGGTTGTGGATGGCTATCCTTATCCTGTTGCCCTTTCATTTTATGCTGGCCAGCAGGATGGCCATCATTGTACTCTATGCAGTGGTTGGGTCATTTGTTGTTTGGCAGGTCCTTAGCAAAAAGATGGTGCTGGAGGGGGCAACCTTATTGATCGGGTTGCTGATCGCCGGCTTCCTGTTGTACAAGTTTTCGCCCAAGACACTAAATCGTTTCCGGGAATTGGCTTATACTAATTATGATTTCAAGAGCCAGGCTAAAGAGAGCCATTATAATGGGGAATTGAATGCAGAACAATGGAATGGCGCCAATATCAGGTTGGCCGTTTGGGAATGCGGGAAAATAGTGGGGAAAGAAAATCTATGGCTGGGAACGGGAATCGGCGATAAGATGGATGAATTGTTGAAGGTATATGCTTCCAAAGACTTTGTATTTGGGGTGACAACCAGGCGCAACCTGCACAATAATTACCTTGATGCCTGGGTGACCCTTGGACTGGTGGGACTGGTCCTGTTGGTTGCAGGTTGGGTCATCCTGCCTTTGATAGGAGCCGTAAGGAATGGGTTTGGATGGGGGGCATTGGTGATCATTGCCTTCGCTTGTTCCTATGTTTCTGAAACCTATTTTGACCGTAGCATTGGCAATGTTATGACCGGATTCTTCATTTGCCTGGCCCTTGCCATGGCATATGGTAAAGAAGCCAAGACAACCACTGGTTAGTGGTTGTCTTGCATATAAAGATCAATGGCTTCCTCGGGCTGCCCCGCGAATTCAATTTTCCCGTTCTTCATGTAGATCACCCTGTTGCAGTACTTTTTGATGACATCCATGGAGTGACTCACCAGGACAACTGTTTTACCCTGGATCCAACTGCTTTCAAACACCTTGATCGCTTTTTCCTGGAACTTCATGTCGCCGACTGCAAATATCTCATCAAGGAACATGATATCAGCACCTGCGTTTACTGCAATGGAAAACCCGAGCCTGGCTACCATACCGGAAGAGAAGAATTTGATTTTTGTGTCAACAAATTCTTCCAGTTCCGCAAATTGGATGATGGTATCAAAAATTTTGTCTATTTCTTTTATGGACAACCCAAGTACTGATGCGGATACATAAATATTTTCCCTGGCTGTAAGTTCATGGCTCATGCCGACCCCAAGGTTCATCAACATGGTTGTGCCATTAATATTGATATAGCCCGTATCACTTGGGTAAACCCCTGCCAGGAGCTTGACCATGGTGGATTTTCCACAACCATTCCGGCCTATCAGGCCTATACACTCGCCCCTCCTGATCTCGAGTGAGGACATTTTAAGTGCCTCTACACGTTTGTGCTTTGGAGGATTGAAAAGGTTGAATAACCTGTGTTTTACCGTGTTGTGGCTGTCTTCACTAATGGTAAATGTTTTGGAGATATTCTTTGCTACAATTATCGGTTGCTTGTCCATTCGCATTAGAGTTTTTCAGAGGCTTTAGAACCCAGTTTGTTTAAAATAGAGATGCCCAGTAGTAAGAGAAAAATGGCATAGCCAAAATCCCAGGCCATCAATGCAAAGTCGGGATTTTTTCCTTCCATCATTACATGCCTGGCATTGATGATGATGCCAGCAACGGGATTGACATAATCAAAGGAAGGAAGTGCCTCCTTGAATGTTTTCAAATTGTAAAGTATAGGTGACAGGAAGAATAAAAAGGAGATAAATACGGCCCATATCTGGGAAATATCTTTTGCGATAATATAGATGTTGGAGAGTATCAGGGACACCCCGAGTGATAAAATAAAAAGGTTGATATATAGTGGGATGATCCAGAGGTTATGAATCGACAGGCCAATGCTTTCCTTTTCCAGGAAGGCATAGAACATGCAAAACATCAGGAAATTGAAGAAGAGACCAATGCTGTTGCTTATCAGGGTAGAAAGGTAGATCTCGATCTTGTTCATGTTAGAATACTCATAGAGGTATTTCTTGACACTTAAGATCTGGATGGTGCCTGATGTAGATTCCACAAAGAAATTCCAAAGAATAAGTCCGATAAACAGGAAGGAGGCAAACGCCGGGATATCTGATTTCAGGATTATTTTGAATACTATATAGTAAATACAAATATCCATAATGGGCTTCAACAATGCCCAGAACAACCCCAGCTTGTTCTCATAGTATCTTAATTTGAATTCGATCTTGGCCAGCAGCCATAGGCGTTCCATCTTATTGGACCCTCGTAACCATTCATTAGCAACTTTCAGTATCATTTCGACAGATTATTTGAAGTTTTTGTACAGTGTATAGGCAACTTTCCTGATGTGCCTGTTTCTTTTAGCCAGTTCCTTTATCTTTTCTTTCATTTTGGATGATATCGGTAAGCCATTTAACCCACTAACAAAACTTGTTTCCAAAGTCGGGTTATCGATATATATACCACTTCCATTTTGATTAAGGATATTGGCTATTTCATGACCATAACGGTTGTAAAACGTTGCATGTTTTTGGGAAATTAACCGGTATAGGTAGGTCCTTTTGGTGTGGGTGAATGCCCTTGCCATTGAATTTTTCCTTATCCTGTAAAAGAATAGGGGCTCGGGCAGGACAACCCCTCCTTTGTTTTGACTGATCAGGCTGATAACACTATCCCAATCTTCCATTCCATAAACCAGCTTGTGGTCGTTCTGGCCAAATTCAAGGAAGGTGTTTTTCTTATAGACCAGAGAACTGCTATTTACGAGGTTATGGACCAGGATATAGGGTGGCTCCGGGTTAAATGAAGGCCATGTGTCCTGGCTTTCGCCAAAGTATTTGATCCAGGTGCCAACGAAATGTACATTGTCATACAGCCTTAGTGTCCTGATCGCTTTTGAATAATAATCAGGGGCGACCATATCATCCGCGTCAAGGAATGCCAGGTATTTACCAGTTGCGTTTTGGGCGCCAATATTCCGGCAAATGGATAGTCCTTCATTTTTCTTGTGGATCACTTTTACGTTGGGGATATCCTCGAATTCCTTAAGTATGGATATGCTGTTGGGTTCAGTGCTGCCGTCATTCACAATGATCACTTCCATTTCAGGGTAGTCAGCATTTAATACCGACCTCACACAATCCCGGATATAATCGCCCATATTATAATAGGGAATCACTACACTAAGGAGTTCGTTTTGGGGACCAGATTGGCTTTTGTTGTTGACAGGTACAGCACTTTCGAGAAATGGAAAGTGCTTTCTTTCCGGTTTATTAGCGAGGTATTGCTGGATGACCCTGATTTTTTGGTTGTATATCACATCAGGAGCATACTTTTCTTTTATGGACGCGTGTGCCCGTTTTCCTATCTGGGCTAACTCCTTATTGGAAAGGGTCAGGATGAGTTCCAGTTTTTGATGGAATTCCCGGGGTTTGTCATGGTCAAAAATGAAGCCATTGAAACCATCTTCAATCATCTCTGATTGCCCTCCACTTTGGGATACAAGAAGGACTTTCCCCCAACTCATTGCTTCCAATACGGTATAGGGGAAATTATCGAAGGTACTCGGTACGATCACTACATGGGCATTAATGACCTTTGCCCTTGCTTTTTCAGGGCTCAGGTTACCCTCCAGTACCAGCAGCCCACTTTCAATATACCGGGCATATTTTTCCTTAACGATATCGCCCATGGTGAGGCCTTCCGGGTGGAAGATCTGTTCGGTTCCCCCAATGATATGGAGTGGATGTTCGAATCCATTATCCCATAGTTCCTTGAAATACCTTAACAGCTCAAAGCTTCCTTTCAGCGGGGAAAGTTTTCCGAAGCAAACAATATGGTTTCGGTTGATCGATTGTTCCCTGAGGTCAGGAATATCAATAGGGTTTGGGATGACCTCCGCCCGTGTATCAGTCCAGTCCATTCTTTGTTTCGCTTGTTCAACAAAATAGTAGGAAGGCGATACCAGTATGTCAGCGCATTTGATCGTTGATTTTTCCATCAGGCCAGTCCAATAATAGGGAAGCTGGTAGACAGGAATATGGTTGTATTCCAGGCAGATGAATGAGGGTGCATGGCAGGTTATCAGGATATTAAGGTCCTTAAATGACTCATATCCCAATAGCTTGAATTGTTGGGTGTAATAGGCTATGCCATGGTATTCCTGGGATTCGAGAATATCAGGTGCGCCTTCCTTTTGGATGTATTTTTCTATTGCCTTTGCATATTCATAACTTAATGCTGCATTGAATCCGAGGAATTTGCTTGCATTGGTTTGGGTAGGCGGGAACCTGATTATCCTGATACCATCCTCTATGGATATCCTATCAGAAGCGATGCCCATCTGATACAGGAATACCGTTACGCTATGCCCTTTATCCCGGAGCATGCGTGCTGCAATAGAAACATATGTACCGATCCCCCCTCCGAATTCAGGCGGATACTCTGTAGTGAGAATCCAGAATTTCATATCCCTTTTTTAGTCAATGAATAGCGATTTAAGGCTCCTGTGTCCCTGGAATACCTTAATGATATGGCCAAATCGTTTATACCATAATGGTAATACTTCATATTCCTTGTGGTACCATTGTTTGATTTCCTCTGCCTGGTTGGGCGAATGCAGGATTATCCGGGAAGTTTCTTCCAATCCTTCATTGCCCTGTACCCTATTCCCATTCTTATGGGTTTCCTGCAGGTAGTTTAAGGTATTCTGGTACCAGCTATTCGCTTTTTCGAGTTCCTCCACCCTTTTCCTGTATTCCATTACATCGGTATACGGCTTTAGGGTTGGGTTGTCATACAGGTAGGAGGGCCCGTTCGCCATTAAAAGATTAAATATCTCTTTTGCATACCTGGAATAGAAATCCGCATGTTTATGGGATAGTAATCTATATAGGTAAAGCATGTTATTCCTGTTGAATCCCCTTGACATTGAAGTTGAATGAACCCGGTAGATCAAAAGGGGTTCGGGAATGACAACTCCCCTACATCCATTTTTTAATAATGAGATGTTTGCATCATAATCCTCCATTCCGTACTCAAAGGCATTGTCGTTCATCCCGAAGTTCAGGAAATCGTCTGCCCTGCACAGGTACATGGTGTGCACCATATTGTGGATCAGTAAGAATGGTGGTTCTGGAATATGGCATGGCCAAATCCCTTCCGCTTCATAGAAGTACTTAACCCATGATGCCACAAAGCTTACATTGGGATACTTCTCCAGTAATTTGATCGCCCGCTCGTAGAAATGCGGGTCTATTTTATCGTCAGCATCCAGATAGGCTACATATTCCCCACGGGCATTCAAGATCCCGGTATTCCTTGCGGAGGGAAGGCCCTGGTTAGGTTGATTGATCACTTTGAAGCCGTATTTCTCCTGGAGCAGGTATAATTTTGTAAGGCTTTCAATTTCATCAGTGCCGTCGTTTACTACTATTACCTCTTTTGACGGATAGCTTGTCTGGTAGATACTGTCAATTGTTTCTTCAAGGAACTTACCGCTATTGTAATAAGGGACAATTACGCTTAAAAGGCCTTTTTCTGTTGGTTTTTCCTTGGTTTTGACGGATTTTTCAATATCATACACAAATGGGAAATGATTTGGGTTGGCCAATTTTTCCCCAGAAAGTATACAATCCATTTTGGCCTTATATACATTTTCATAAGAACAAAGCTCCTTGATCCTTTGAATTGCCCTTTGCCCAATTTCGGCTAGTTCTTTTTCGGTTTTGGTTAGCGCTTCATGTAACTTTTGCTCAAATGATTGTTGGTTGTGAAGTTCATAAATGAACCCGCTTTTCCCGTCTTCGATCATTTCAGCCTGCCCTCCTGCATTGGATGTAATTACAACCTTTCCGAGCAGCATGCTTTCCACTACTGCATAGGGGAAATTGTCAACCAAGCTTGGGACAATTATCAGTTGGGCCTTTGATAGCCTGTCGTTTATCTGGTCAGGACTGATCTTTCCTTCAAATTTTATTCTTCCGCTATCGACATGCCTTTTGTATTTTTTGGTCAAATACTCCTTCATGCTCATTTGACGCGGTTCGAAATAGTGATCGTCCCCTATGATATTAAGGCTCTTGTCAAAACCATTGTCCCAGAGGTTGGACATCTGTTTTATCAAATGAAGTCCGCCCTTTTGGTAGGTTAACTTACCAAAGAATGCAATATCTCCTTCTTCAAACCTTATGTTATGTTTGATTGGTTGATGAATGCTGTATGGATTCCTTACAACGTGATAGCGATCAATTTCAGTTCCAAGGTCGTTCTTAAGGTTGGTTACCATAAACTCACTTGGTGAGATCAGAATATCAGCAGATTTCATGATCCATTTCTCCATTTCCCCTGTCCAATACCCTGGCAGATCATAAACGGGGGATTGGTTGTGTTTCAGGTTGTCAAAGGAAGGTGAGTGTGCGGTTAAAATTATTGGGGTGTCGACCAAGGTTTCTTCTCCTAATTTTTTCTTCAGGATAAGATAATAGCCAATGCCATGGTAGTCTTGGGTTTCTATGAAATCAGGTTTCCCATTTTCCCTTATTTCATTGATTACGATCTCGGAAAATTGGTAGCTTAAAGATGCTGAGTATCCAAGTTGATTATTAGCCTGGCACATGCCCGGGTTGAATCGAATTACATTGATCCCTTGGTAATTTTCCTTTGTGATATAGCTCTGAACCTGGTGGTCTGAAACGAACACTGTTACAGTATGTCCCCTCTCAGTTAGCATTAATCCTGTGTGCAGGCAATAGGTACTAATTCCCCCTCCATGGAATGGAGGGAATTCTGTTGTTATCAACCAATATCTCATTACTGTTTACTTTTGATTTTGCTTACAATGATTTGCTTGATCAAGCCTGGAACGCTTCGTTCTTCATACGTTCTTTTGTACCAATCAATAGCATTGGTCAGGTAGCTGATTTTTTCGTTCTGCCTATTGTTTTGATCGGTTAGTGTAGCTTGTAATTCCTTAGTTTCTTGTTGTAATTGGAATAATTGTAAGTCCTTCTCTTTTACTATTTTGGCTAGTTGTGCTATTATGATATGGGCTTGGGTACTCTCCTTGGAAAGGATATTGTTTTGCTCTTTGTAAATATGGTTTTCCTTTAGTAGCGACTCTTTCTCTAATTGCACTCTCTTTGTTTCTAATGAGGCATCCCGGCTTTTAATTTCTAATGATTTGATGGTCTCTTCAGTTTTATCCAGCTCGGACTTTAAACTGGAAATTTGTTCTTCTTTTTTATTTAGTTCGCCGATCAGGTAGGTTTTTGTTAGATCTTCTCCTTCTCTTTTGCTGGTAGATTCCTTGAGCAGAAGCGATAGTGCTTCATGGCCACTTCCTAATTGTTTTATAGAAGCTTCTATTGCGTTTATGGAATTTTGGCTATCGGAAAAAGCCGCCTTTACTTCACTTAAGGCGAGGAGCTGGGTATGTTTGGATGCTTCCAGCAGTTGCAGGGTATCCCTTTGGTATTTTTCCAGCAGTTCATTATTCATCAATGAGTGTGTCATGGTGTCAAGGGTCTTTTTTATTTCTTCCAGCATGGCAAGTTTTTCATTTATGATCGCTTCTTTCAAGTTGATCAGGTTAGTTGCCTGGTCATATTTAATGGTATAATCATTAATGATATTGCCTTGTTCGGTTAGTTGGGTTTCCTTTTTATGCAGTTGATCGAATGCTTCTTCTAACCTTGACTGTAATTCCTTTATTTGCTTGTCCTGTTTTATTGACCAGCTTTGTAATTCATCGATCATGGATAGCATCATCTTCTTGCTAAACCATGTTCTAGCCCACATATGGACTGTGTGCGTGTTTTTTGTAATGTGTTCCTGGTAGTTGTTTACTTCCTTGGCATTGAACCATGGAATGGGATAGAAAAATTCAGTTTCATAAATGCTTACTTCTTCATTTAATAGCTGGTTTCCAAAGTTCCTAAGGTTATAATACTGCTTTAATACTTTGGTGGTTAACTGTGGTGATGACTCGCTGGCAGGTTCGCTTCCATCAAAGTTTGATAGCAGCTGTTCAATACAGTATTTGATGAACTGGCTTTCTTTTTCAGATCCAAGGATAGCATTGTTTACCCAGAAGTTATCCGATCCTTCTTTCCCTTCTTCGAAACCTAGGAAAACCTTGTGGTGGATAAGGTTGTCCAAAGGTTTAATCACCTTCATGTCCGTATCCAGGTAAACACCTCCATGCTTATATAAAATCTCTAATCTTGCAAGGTTGCTTAGGTTAGCCCAGTTGCCATTCCGTTTTGCATTTTCTGCATAGGTGTATTCTGAATGGTAGTTTTCCTCCGACCATTTAATAATTGTCCAGTCCGGATGTTGCAGTTCCCACTCTCTTATTAAGGTTTTATATTCTTCTGGTAATTCCTGGTCACCAAACCAGCAATAATGGATGATTTTGGGTATCATTTTCTATCTCTGTCAGTATTATTTGAGTAGTTTTTCCTTTAGAACGCCCAATAGACTCCTGCTTTCGTAGGTTCTTTTGTACCACTCAATTTCCTGAGTAAGCCTTGTGATGTCGCCTAATAGTTTATTGATAAGTTGTTTATTGCCTTCAGTGGTTCTCTTGCATTCATCCAATGATTGCTGAAGTGACTCAATTATCTTAGCCTGGTGGTCAATTAAATCCTGTTTCCTTTTTGTCTCTTCCTCTATGAACCTGATTACGTGGTTTAATTGCTCCTGCATTGGATTTTATTGATGAAGTGCGCGAAATTATAAGTTGAATCATTACTAAACAATACCATTAAGTGGCCTGCTGTAAAGATTTTTATATTGTCTGTATGATTGATGCATATTGAAGGATGTGTCACATATTGAGGCTGAGTGTTTTCCCATTATGGTTAACATGTTCTCGTTGTTTTGATATTGTAAAATCTTGATGATGGCTTCATCAGCTGTATTGAACAGGTCTCCATTCAATCCATTATTGACAAGGTCCCTGTTGCCTACACAATCGCTTAGGATAACAGGTTTATTAAGCGCAAGGGCTTCCAATACTGCGAATGGAAGTCCTTCAAATACCGCGGTTGATAAATATATATCGGCAGACGATACCAATTGATGGACCTTATCGTGTGGCTGCCATCCGGTGATAATGATATTTTTACTGGTCAATATATCCTTATCCGGACCATCTCCTATCCATATAAATTCAAACTGTGAAAATTCTTCAAAGTAGCTTGCAATGGTATTGAATAGCTGTGGGTTCTTTTGGTAGATGATCCTTCCGCTGGTTACCAGCCTGAATTTGCTTTTATCTTTTTTCATCAGGCTTTTATCCAGTTTTTTAAGTTGCCTGATGTTTTCCGGTTCTATACCATTATTGACAAAACTTGCCTTGATCCCAAGTTGCCTGTAGGCATGCATTTCTGACTCCGAACAGCAAACTACTTCGCCACCGATCATGTTTCCTATGATTTCCAATTGCTTGTAAAGGAACTTCGAAACCGGTGAAGTGCCAATCAGGAATGGTGCACCGTTAGGGGTGTAGATCACATTTTTAATATTGGCAGCCCTGCATGCAGCCCTGCCGATAAAGCCGCTTTTGGAAGAATGAAGATGCACTGCATCTACAAGGTTCTTAGCCTTTAGGCGTCGGAGTATGGTATATAACTCAAGGAATGCAGCACTGTCTTTCCTCAGGCTGATACTCCTTTGGGCGGAGCGCCACCTGATAAACCTAACGTTCTTGTGCCTGAATTGCTTTTTTACCTGGTCAAAAGGAGTGACTTCCCTTCGTTCCCCATGGATGATAATGTGTACATCATCAGTCATGGTTTCCACCAGGGACCTTACAAATACTGCAATTCCGGAAGCAAAGGGTTCAACAACGTGTACGATATTCATAGGGATAATGAGATTAGATTTGGATGGAGTGTTGCTTTCGGTGGATTAAAAATTTAATCCGTAGGATCCAGTTAAACGGTATCATTTGCATTAGCCATAGCTTGAACCTGCCCAGCAATTTTGGTAGGGGCTGTCTGCTTATTGTTTTGACTACCAATGACCTGCTTTGTAATTGTTGTCTTCTTTTCTGATAAGAGATCCCATTAGGATTGAGCTGGCAGGTCACTAAGGCTTTAGGGATAATGGTTGCCGCTGATCTTTCCATTAAACTGTAAGCAAAGGCATAGTCTT is drawn from Flavihumibacter rivuli and contains these coding sequences:
- a CDS encoding ABC transporter permease, whose product is MILKVANEWLRGSNKMERLWLLAKIEFKLRYYENKLGLFWALLKPIMDICIYYIVFKIILKSDIPAFASFLFIGLILWNFFVESTSGTIQILSVKKYLYEYSNMNKIEIYLSTLISNSIGLFFNFLMFCMFYAFLEKESIGLSIHNLWIIPLYINLFILSLGVSLILSNIYIIAKDISQIWAVFISFLFFLSPILYNLKTFKEALPSFDYVNPVAGIIINARHVMMEGKNPDFALMAWDFGYAIFLLLLGISILNKLGSKASEKL
- a CDS encoding ABC transporter ATP-binding protein; the protein is MDKQPIIVAKNISKTFTISEDSHNTVKHRLFNLFNPPKHKRVEALKMSSLEIRRGECIGLIGRNGCGKSTMVKLLAGVYPSDTGYININGTTMLMNLGVGMSHELTARENIYVSASVLGLSIKEIDKIFDTIIQFAELEEFVDTKIKFFSSGMVARLGFSIAVNAGADIMFLDEIFAVGDMKFQEKAIKVFESSWIQGKTVVLVSHSMDVIKKYCNRVIYMKNGKIEFAGQPEEAIDLYMQDNH
- a CDS encoding O-antigen ligase family protein — translated: MLNYLILKDVPSAGRGRKDAGLYAILAVFYISLFLARHPVINNIAIVGIFVYSFFYSSWKERLASVGRRPALVFMLAFGLWQLLSFAWSANRAEASVMLGMRAPLLIFPLSLGLISIPAWVRNRFLFLMAMVMAMVAIICFIAAIRNWQNTGDSGFLYNDALTGILGHQSIYIALLTNLVLFGAGWLLYKKEVPSNLAGWLWMAILILLPFHFMLASRMAIIVLYAVVGSFVVWQVLSKKMVLEGATLLIGLLIAGFLLYKFSPKTLNRFRELAYTNYDFKSQAKESHYNGELNAEQWNGANIRLAVWECGKIVGKENLWLGTGIGDKMDELLKVYASKDFVFGVTTRRNLHNNYLDAWVTLGLVGLVLLVAGWVILPLIGAVRNGFGWGALVIIAFACSYVSETYFDRSIGNVMTGFFICLALAMAYGKEAKTTTG
- a CDS encoding ABC transporter ATP-binding protein, producing the protein MKILLQYLKPYKWLVLLTLLLAGINTGFSLIDPIIFGKMTKIAFDYKQYDWPGFAKAVGLLLLASISVAMVSRIAKAFQDYFFNVITQKFGAKVFTDGLKHAMKLPYHEFEDQRSGETLSILQKVETDTERFISNFINILFGVFIGILFVAIYAFSIHWSLPLVYFGGILLLTLLTNALSKRIKSIQKTIVAQTTSLAGTTTESLRNIELIKSLGLTNQEVERLNKNTYKILGLELTKVKRIRSLSFVQGTFVNTLRQVILFLLMWLIYKERMKPEELVTMQIFSFFVFGPLQEIGNIILSYREAEASLQNFRNLMEKKPEPRPENPKHLSAIHTLTFANISFKHKTAQQHAIQGISFEVKKGETIAFVGPSGAGKTTLVKLLVGLYRPEDGSILYNGIDGRELDFDELRSQIGFVTQDTQLFAGTIKENLLFVNPGASDEAVLDVLEKASCQNLLRRAEKGLDTVIGEGGLKLSGGEKQRLSIARSLLRHPNLLIFDEATSALDSLTEDEITSTIRSISAQREQITIMIAHRLSTIMHADRIFVLERGEIVETGTHQQLLSEKGLYYAMWRQQIGERKITEKSTVHPEILS
- a CDS encoding glycosyltransferase, which translates into the protein MKFWILTTEYPPEFGGGIGTYVSIAARMLRDKGHSVTVFLYQMGIASDRISIEDGIRIIRFPPTQTNASKFLGFNAALSYEYAKAIEKYIQKEGAPDILESQEYHGIAYYTQQFKLLGYESFKDLNILITCHAPSFICLEYNHIPVYQLPYYWTGLMEKSTIKCADILVSPSYYFVEQAKQRMDWTDTRAEVIPNPIDIPDLREQSINRNHIVCFGKLSPLKGSFELLRYFKELWDNGFEHPLHIIGGTEQIFHPEGLTMGDIVKEKYARYIESGLLVLEGNLSPEKARAKVINAHVVIVPSTFDNFPYTVLEAMSWGKVLLVSQSGGQSEMIEDGFNGFIFDHDKPREFHQKLELILTLSNKELAQIGKRAHASIKEKYAPDVIYNQKIRVIQQYLANKPERKHFPFLESAVPVNNKSQSGPQNELLSVVIPYYNMGDYIRDCVRSVLNADYPEMEVIIVNDGSTEPNSISILKEFEDIPNVKVIHKKNEGLSICRNIGAQNATGKYLAFLDADDMVAPDYYSKAIRTLRLYDNVHFVGTWIKYFGESQDTWPSFNPEPPYILVHNLVNSSSLVYKKNTFLEFGQNDHKLVYGMEDWDSVISLISQNKGGVVLPEPLFFYRIRKNSMARAFTHTKRTYLYRLISQKHATFYNRYGHEIANILNQNGSGIYIDNPTLETSFVSGLNGLPISSKMKEKIKELAKRNRHIRKVAYTLYKNFK